From Endozoicomonas sp. 8E, the proteins below share one genomic window:
- a CDS encoding diguanylate cyclase codes for MRVLLTFSTCSQRAVIYIRALVLLLAFFVSHTTHGASVAESSPSGPVKLASFLTSVPAPKAILSGKQPGTSDRWYKLRLTLNHSLNSDWLLVFRRTPHKKLDVFTPSEKGYRITSLGIGSQNRKSDPRVLKLLLSENKTHDIYIRVDNSEPNRLNPHLWPQSLYMLDEYKNQAFSASLLALLLLFLVVTAAVMIYTRHPSYLLLTAHLLATTTLIVFYQGDIFWMIKGSWDPEFWVLIITMISLVSALGCYKNLGLLALYTPKTDRLILWLCCLSVGFILSFFATEQTRLLNAAFLMIALSAVLLIASLLTIFSQGVRPAKLALPVMATLFFALFSSWVSKEWPRVIPSQAELALIALQSMMINGLYWVNRKHKNRQAISINLVNSQYDKRRVFDSALRKHLQAPGNALMDEKTIRKRILATLDAIIPDAPSMILIKNKDQWDVSSHYPKAAQILKSSIDTIEDELMDIITSEQKHHIRLEDRNGVKYWIFLLHSEENHHTLLVVSPGSQPNRPLKWQQITDISNHARTLFQASQQTRFWKLQASLDSLTGLLNRRAFFNEASELLHRPDSGMPQSCLIFIDIDDFKQINDRFGHPAGDKVLSDLASQLRKDLRQEDLIARYGGEEFVVLLPNTDAVSGVKIAERLRNSALLFKGGPVPLSLSLGIAATSPKTDTLDKILKEADDALYQAKHSGKNRVCRAPSCADIRLSVREPDKGQQPAREEITKRLS; via the coding sequence TGGGGCTTCCGTTGCAGAATCTTCACCGTCTGGACCGGTTAAACTGGCCAGCTTCCTGACTTCGGTCCCTGCTCCGAAAGCGATCCTGAGCGGAAAACAGCCCGGCACCAGTGATCGCTGGTACAAGCTCCGCCTGACATTGAATCATTCTCTAAATTCAGACTGGTTGCTGGTATTCAGAAGGACTCCCCATAAGAAACTTGATGTCTTCACACCTTCTGAAAAGGGTTACCGGATCACTTCATTGGGTATCGGCAGTCAAAACCGCAAGTCAGACCCAAGAGTTCTGAAACTCCTGCTGTCTGAGAACAAGACTCACGATATTTATATACGTGTAGACAACTCAGAGCCAAACAGGTTGAACCCTCACCTTTGGCCGCAGTCACTCTATATGCTGGATGAATACAAGAATCAGGCCTTTTCAGCTTCACTGCTGGCACTGCTTCTCCTCTTTCTGGTCGTCACAGCGGCTGTAATGATCTACACCCGGCACCCTTCTTACCTATTGCTTACTGCGCACCTGTTGGCTACCACGACACTGATCGTATTTTACCAGGGCGACATTTTCTGGATGATTAAAGGGTCCTGGGACCCCGAATTCTGGGTGCTGATCATAACGATGATCAGCCTTGTCTCAGCCCTCGGCTGTTACAAGAACCTCGGTTTGCTGGCACTCTATACTCCCAAAACAGACAGGCTTATACTCTGGCTTTGCTGCCTGTCGGTCGGATTTATTCTCAGCTTCTTCGCCACAGAGCAAACCCGGCTTCTCAATGCGGCATTTTTAATGATCGCGCTGTCCGCAGTCCTGCTCATTGCCAGCCTGCTGACCATTTTTTCGCAAGGAGTCAGACCTGCCAAACTGGCGTTACCGGTCATGGCCACACTGTTCTTTGCCCTATTTAGCAGCTGGGTCTCCAAAGAGTGGCCCAGAGTCATTCCCAGTCAGGCCGAACTAGCATTAATTGCTCTCCAATCCATGATGATTAACGGTCTATACTGGGTCAACCGCAAACACAAGAATCGTCAAGCTATCTCTATCAACCTGGTTAACAGCCAGTATGATAAACGACGAGTCTTTGATTCTGCTCTTCGCAAACATCTTCAGGCACCCGGCAATGCACTGATGGATGAAAAGACCATTCGAAAGCGCATTCTGGCAACTCTTGATGCGATAATTCCCGATGCACCCTCTATGATATTGATTAAGAATAAAGACCAGTGGGATGTCAGCAGCCATTACCCTAAAGCTGCCCAGATTCTAAAAAGCAGCATTGACACTATTGAAGATGAGCTGATGGACATCATTACCTCGGAGCAAAAGCACCATATCCGGCTTGAAGATCGAAACGGCGTTAAATATTGGATATTTCTGCTCCACAGTGAAGAAAACCACCATACTTTGCTGGTGGTCTCACCAGGAAGCCAACCCAACAGACCTTTGAAGTGGCAACAGATAACCGACATCAGCAACCATGCCCGAACCCTGTTTCAGGCCAGTCAGCAGACTCGATTCTGGAAACTGCAGGCCAGCCTTGATTCACTGACGGGTCTTCTCAATCGGAGGGCTTTTTTCAATGAGGCTTCAGAACTGCTTCACCGTCCTGACTCCGGAATGCCCCAGTCCTGCCTGATTTTCATAGATATCGATGACTTCAAACAGATCAATGATCGTTTCGGTCACCCGGCGGGTGACAAGGTTCTCTCTGACCTCGCCAGTCAACTAAGGAAAGATCTTCGTCAAGAGGACCTGATTGCCCGCTATGGCGGCGAAGAATTTGTTGTTCTCCTGCCCAATACCGATGCTGTCAGTGGCGTAAAGATCGCTGAGCGACTCAGGAACTCGGCATTACTTTTCAAGGGAGGCCCTGTTCCCCTGAGCCTCAGTCTGGGAATTGCTGCCACGAGCCCGAAGACCGACACTCTCGACAAAATACTCAAAGAGGCAGACGACGCTTTATATCAAGCCAAGCACTCGGGCAAGAACAGAGTCTGTCGGGCGCCTTCCTGTGCAGATATACGACTATCGGTTCGTGAACCAGACAAAGGTCAACAGCCTGCGAGAGAAGAGATTACAAAACGCTTATCTTGA